From one Streptomyces sp. R41 genomic stretch:
- a CDS encoding DUF6113 family protein has protein sequence MLAQPLKRPSGGRMAAYLGLFVLGVVVGAAGALVQSGWFPGGLLLALVGAAGLFLGGARATQSRAGAVAPAAGWMVAVVLLTASRPEGDFLFGAGVVSYLFLLGGMAVAVMCATLGQGRQPDGSGVRLGK, from the coding sequence ATGCTCGCCCAGCCACTGAAGCGGCCCTCGGGCGGGCGGATGGCCGCCTACCTGGGACTCTTTGTGCTCGGAGTAGTGGTCGGGGCCGCCGGGGCGCTGGTGCAATCCGGCTGGTTCCCGGGCGGGTTGCTGCTCGCGCTGGTGGGCGCCGCCGGGCTCTTCCTGGGCGGCGCGCGGGCGACGCAGTCCCGCGCCGGGGCCGTGGCGCCCGCGGCCGGCTGGATGGTCGCCGTCGTCTTGCTCACCGCGAGCCGCCCCGAGGGGGACTTCCTCTTCGGCGCGGGAGTCGTGTCCTACCTCTTCCTGCTCGGCGGGATGGCCGTCGCTGTGATGTGCGCCACCCTTGGACAGGGGCGGCAACCGGACGGTTCCGGCGTCCGACTTGGCAAGTGA
- a CDS encoding ABC transporter ATP-binding protein yields the protein MTTTAAATTSVVGFESVTKAYGSVRAVDGLTLDLHPGETVALLGPNGAGKSTTLDLLLGLKHADSGAVRVFGTSPREAIVAGRVGAMLQSGGLMDEVTVGELVKLACDLHPKPFRATDVLARAGISGIADRKVDKLSGGQAQRVRFALATAGDSDLIVLDEPTTGMDVSARQAFWATMREQADQGRTVLFATHYLEEADAIADRVLVLHRGRLLADGTAAEIKAKAGARRIAFDLDGPVDEGSLRSLPFLTSMTVSNSGFAAGSGQTVRIQSSDADATVHALYGLGVYPRNLEVAGLGLEQAFVAITAAEEAKSK from the coding sequence ATGACAACGACTGCGGCGGCCACCACTTCGGTGGTCGGGTTCGAATCGGTGACCAAGGCCTACGGGAGCGTCCGGGCCGTCGACGGGCTGACGCTCGACCTGCACCCGGGCGAGACCGTCGCCCTGCTGGGGCCCAATGGCGCGGGCAAGTCGACCACGCTGGACCTGCTCCTCGGCCTCAAGCACGCCGACAGCGGCGCGGTCCGGGTGTTCGGCACCAGCCCGCGCGAGGCGATCGTCGCCGGGCGGGTGGGCGCCATGCTGCAGAGCGGCGGGCTGATGGACGAGGTCACCGTCGGCGAACTGGTGAAGCTCGCCTGCGATCTGCACCCCAAGCCGTTCCGGGCCACCGACGTACTGGCCCGCGCGGGCATCTCGGGGATAGCCGACCGCAAGGTCGACAAGCTCTCCGGCGGCCAGGCCCAGCGCGTCCGCTTCGCCCTCGCCACGGCTGGTGACAGCGACTTGATCGTCCTCGACGAACCCACCACCGGCATGGACGTCTCCGCCCGTCAGGCCTTCTGGGCCACCATGCGCGAGCAGGCCGACCAGGGACGTACGGTCCTGTTCGCCACGCACTACCTGGAGGAGGCCGACGCGATCGCGGACCGCGTGCTGGTCCTGCACCGAGGCCGCCTGCTGGCCGACGGCACCGCCGCCGAGATCAAGGCGAAGGCCGGCGCGCGCCGCATCGCCTTCGACCTGGACGGCCCGGTCGACGAGGGCTCGCTGCGGTCGCTGCCCTTCCTGACGTCGATGACCGTGTCCAACAGCGGCTTCGCCGCGGGGTCGGGTCAGACCGTCCGCATCCAGTCCTCCGACGCCGACGCGACCGTGCACGCGCTGTACGGGCTCGGCGTCTACCCCCGCAATCTCGAAGTGGCCGGGCTCGGTCTGGAGCAGGCCTTCGTCGCCATCACGGCCGCCGAGGAGGCGAAGTCGAAGTGA
- a CDS encoding ABC transporter permease, protein MNGLIKLELTRALRNRKFLFFSVVYPSALFLLIAGNADSTAEVDGTGLTVPTYMMVSMASFGALTAVLMGNSERIAKERESGWVRQLRLTTLPGRGYVLAKTASAAVVSLPSIVIVFVVAAAVKHVRLDAWQWLALTGAIWAGSLVFAALGVAIGYLASGDAVRPITMITYFGLSMLGGLWMPATTFPDWLQNIAKWLPTHAYAALGQAIEQSRAPHARDIAILAVFFVLFAGGAAWLYRKDTLKA, encoded by the coding sequence GTGAACGGCCTCATCAAGCTGGAACTCACCCGCGCCCTGCGCAACCGCAAGTTCCTGTTCTTCTCGGTGGTCTACCCCTCGGCCCTGTTCCTGCTCATCGCGGGCAACGCCGACAGCACGGCCGAGGTCGACGGCACCGGCCTCACCGTCCCGACCTACATGATGGTCTCCATGGCCTCCTTCGGCGCCCTGACCGCCGTCCTGATGGGCAACAGCGAGCGCATCGCCAAGGAGCGCGAGAGCGGCTGGGTACGGCAGCTGCGGCTGACCACCCTGCCGGGCCGCGGCTATGTCCTGGCGAAGACCGCCAGTGCCGCCGTCGTCAGCCTGCCGTCGATCGTGATCGTCTTCGTGGTCGCCGCGGCCGTGAAGCACGTACGCCTGGATGCCTGGCAGTGGCTCGCGCTGACCGGCGCGATCTGGGCCGGCAGCCTCGTCTTCGCCGCGCTCGGCGTCGCCATCGGCTACCTCGCCAGCGGCGACGCGGTCCGCCCGATCACCATGATCACCTACTTCGGCCTGTCCATGCTCGGCGGCCTGTGGATGCCGGCGACGACCTTCCCGGACTGGCTGCAGAACATCGCGAAGTGGCTGCCCACACACGCGTACGCTGCCCTGGGGCAGGCCATCGAACAGAGCCGGGCCCCGCACGCCAGGGACATCGCCATCCTCGCCGTCTTCTTCGTCCTGTTCGCGGGCGGCGCGGCGTGGCTGTACCGGAAGGACACGCTGAAGGCGTGA